In Planifilum fulgidum, the genomic stretch CATCCGCTCTCCATCGACCGTCAAACCTTTTTCAAATCCCTCGACTTTAACCGGGGCCGCATGGACAAACAGCTGGTGGAACGCTTCGCCGGCCTCGGCCCCCTCGTCGCCCGGGAAATCGTCCACCGGGCCGGGATCGGGAGCCGCGAGCGATTGTGGGAAGCCTTTTCCGAGGTCATGTCCGACATCCAAAACCACCGCTATCACCCCAACCGGGTGGTTCAAGGGGGAAAAACCCACTTTTCCGTAGTGGATCTCACTCACCTGGAGGGGCAAAGAACCTCCTTCCCCTCCGTCAGCGGGTGCCTGGAAGCGGTCTTCGCCGGAAGGGCGGAACAGGACCGGGTGCGGCAGCAGGCCCAGGATTTGATCCGCAAATTGAAAAACGAGATCGCAAAAAACGAAAAGAAATTGGAGGTCCTAAAAAGAGAGGCGCATGAAGCCGAAAAGGCGGACACCTACCGGATCTGGGGGGAACTGCTCACCGCTTACATGCACGAGGTGAAAAGCGGGGCCGACGCGGTGACGGTCACCAATTACTACGAACCGGACGCTCCCCCGGTCACCATTCCCCTGGAACCCCATCTGTCCCCTTCGGAGAACGCCCAGCGCTTTTTCAAGAAATACAACAAGCTGAAGGCGGCGCAAAAATGGAGCGAAGAGCAGATCGCCAAGGCCCGCTCCGACATCCAATACCTGGAGTCCGTCCTCGCTTCCCTGGAAAACGCCTCGCCTTCGGAAGTGGCGCAGATCCGGGAGGAACTGGAGGAAGAGGGATGGCTTCGCCCCTCCCCCGCCGCGCCCCGCAAAAAGAAAAAGGAGCCCCCCAAGCCGGCGGCTTTTCGCTCATCGGAGGGCATCCCCATCCTGGTCGGCAAAAACAACAAACAAAACGATTACCTGACCCATCGGTTGGCTTCCTCCACCGACACCTGGCTTCACACCAAGGAGATTCCCGGTTCCCACGTGGTCATCCGCTCCCGCCGCTTCGGCGAGGCCACCCTCAGGGAAGCGGCCATCCTGGCGGCCTATTTCAGCAGGGCGCGTAATTCCAGTCAGGTCCCGGTGGACTACACCCTGGTCAAACATGTGCGGAAACCCGCAGGGGCCCGTCCCGGATTTGTCATCTACGACCATCAGAAAACGCTGTACGTCACTCCGGACGAAGATACCGTGCGGAAGCTGGAGGAAACGCGCGAAAGAGAATAGGCAAGCACCAAAATTCGGCCGGGAGCAAGCTCCCGGCGGTTTGATTTTCGATCAAAGCGGTCACGTGAAAAATCGCTTGCTTCCGGTCAAAAACCGTTGAAGCGCGGCCCCGAAACCGATGAGCCAAAAGGCGGAAGAAGGATCCCGGGGAACAGAGTGCGCGCGCTCGCCAAATTCCCTGCTTCGGCGGACGCTTTCCGCGGGACCGTGTGCCGGTCCTACGCCCTCAACCGGTCCAGCGCCCCTTCATAGGCCCGGTAGGTTTCCTCGTTAAACAGCACGAACCGGATTTCCCGAAGGGTATGCTCCTCCTCTTCCAAAAACCGCTTGACCTCCGACAAGGCGACCGGAGCCGCCTTTTCCACCGGATATCCGTAGGCGCCGGTGCTGATCGACGGAAAGGCGACGGTTTTCAGCCGCCGTTCCGCCGCCCGTTTCAGGCTGTTGCGGTATGCGCTGCGGAGCAGTTCCTCCTCCCCCTTTCCGCCGCCCTGCCACACCGGACCGACCGCATGGATGACGTAACGCGCCTTCAGTTTTCCCGCTCCGGTCACCACCGCTTCGCCGGTGGGACACCCCCCTTCCCGGGCGCGGATTTGCCGGCACTCCTCCATGATTTCAGGGCCGCCCGCCCGATGGATCGCTCCATCCACCCCGCCCCCTCCCAACAGCCCCGAGTTGGCGGCGTTGACGATCGCATCCACCTCTTCCTTCGTGATGTCTCCCTGCTTCAGCCGGATCTCGGCCTCACCGATTTGAATCCCTTTCATCCCGGTACCGCTCCTTTCCCTTGACGTTTTCTTATCATTCATTCCCGGAAACCGGCGGACAAACACGACACATCCCTTTGTTCAATGTCCAGTTATTTAAATCTGTTATATAAATTATGGGAAATTATTCATTTGTTCCTCCTTCGGCAGTCCTTTAGAATAGTATTATAAGATACGGAAAAACAACCAACGAAAGATTCAAAAAAATCCTTGTCCTGTTTGTGATTGCATCTAAAATATTTAAAAAGTTTTTTCTGATTATGAAAATCCTTTTTCTTGGTCGGCGGAGGTTGCCGCAGCGCCTGAAGGCGCCGCGGTCGGCCTTCCCCTTTCGTGTTGTTTTTCCGGACTCTTGAAAGAAGGGAGAAGACGATGAAGAAGGAATCCGACCCTCGAAACACGGAATTCGTCCCCTATGTATCCCCTGACAAATCATTGCCTGAACTGACCCTCTTGGCCTGCGGCCTGGGGATTCTGCTGGCGATCGTGTTCGGCGCCGCGAATGCCTATCTCGGCCTGAAAATCGGGATGACGGTGTCGGCATCGATCCCCGCCGCGGTGATCTCGATGGGAATCCTGCGGGGGCTTTTCCGCCGGAATTCCATCCTGGAAAACAACATCGTGCAGACCATGACCACCGCCGGGGAGGCGATCGGAGCGGGAGCCGTGTTCACCCTGCCCGCCCTTTTCCTCTGGGACCTTTCCCCCAGTCAGGCGATGATCGTCTTCATCGTCCTGACGGGCGGATTTCTGGGCGTGTTCATGATGGTGCCCCTCCGCCGCCTGTTGATCGTGAACGAACATCACACCCTGCCTTATCCCGAGGGAACGGCCTGCGCCGAAGTGCTGAAAACCGGGGATACGGGAGGAAGGAATGCCCGCCTGGTGGCCGGCGGCTTCCTGGCGGGAGGGCTGGTGAAGGCCCTGGGCGACGGGTTCAAGCTGTTCAAAACGGAAGTGGAAACCCAGATCGCCAACTTTAAAAACGCCGTGATCGGGATCGACATCTATCCGGCCCTCTTGGGAGTCGGTTACATCATCGGTCCCCGCATCGCGGGACAGATGCTGGCGGGCGGATTGCTCGGCTGGCTGGTTCTCATCCCGATGATCAGCTTTTTCGGCGCCGGGTCGAAAGAGACGATTTTCCCCGCTGAAGCCCCCATCGCCGAATTGGATGCCTGGGGCATCTGGCAGGGATACATCACCTACATCGGAGCCGGTGCCGTGGCGATGGCGGGCCTGATCACCATGGTGAAAACGCTGCCCACCCTGATCCGCTCCATCCGGGACACCGCCCGGAGCGCCCGGGAATACCGTCTGAGCGGACAAGCCCTGGCTCGGACCGATCAGGATATCCCCCTGAAGTGGGTGGGACTGGGCACATTGGTCGTCGTCATCGTTTTGGCCTTCGCCCCCGTCACCAACGTGGGCATCCTCGGCGCCCTGTCCATCGCCGTTTTCGGTTTCCTGTTCGTGGCCGTCGCCTCCCGCATCGTCGGGATCGTCGGAAGTTCCTCCTCGCCGGTTTCGGGCATGACGATCGCCACCATCCTGATCGTCACCTTCCTGTTTAAGATCTCCGGCATGAGCGGGGTCGAAGGCATGGTGGCCGCCCTGACGGTGGGGGCCGTGGTTTGCACCGCCCTGGCCGTGGCCGGGGACATCTCCCAG encodes the following:
- a CDS encoding Rqc2 family fibronectin-binding protein codes for the protein MSFDGLVTRAVVHELQDALAGGRVTKIYQPGEYELLFHIRSQGETHRLILSAHPAYPRFHLTRERTDNPKEPPMFCMLLRKHLEGGIVHRVKQVEMDRIVHVDIRTRNELGDEVIRRLVVEIMGRHSNVILIDPETETIFDAVRRVTPAVSQYRQVVPGARYRRPPEQNKRHPLSIDRQTFFKSLDFNRGRMDKQLVERFAGLGPLVAREIVHRAGIGSRERLWEAFSEVMSDIQNHRYHPNRVVQGGKTHFSVVDLTHLEGQRTSFPSVSGCLEAVFAGRAEQDRVRQQAQDLIRKLKNEIAKNEKKLEVLKREAHEAEKADTYRIWGELLTAYMHEVKSGADAVTVTNYYEPDAPPVTIPLEPHLSPSENAQRFFKKYNKLKAAQKWSEEQIAKARSDIQYLESVLASLENASPSEVAQIREELEEEGWLRPSPAAPRKKKKEPPKPAAFRSSEGIPILVGKNNKQNDYLTHRLASSTDTWLHTKEIPGSHVVIRSRRFGEATLREAAILAAYFSRARNSSQVPVDYTLVKHVRKPAGARPGFVIYDHQKTLYVTPDEDTVRKLEETRERE
- a CDS encoding O-acetyl-ADP-ribose deacetylase, translating into MKGIQIGEAEIRLKQGDITKEEVDAIVNAANSGLLGGGGVDGAIHRAGGPEIMEECRQIRAREGGCPTGEAVVTGAGKLKARYVIHAVGPVWQGGGKGEEELLRSAYRNSLKRAAERRLKTVAFPSISTGAYGYPVEKAAPVALSEVKRFLEEEEHTLREIRFVLFNEETYRAYEGALDRLRA
- a CDS encoding OPT family oligopeptide transporter: MKKESDPRNTEFVPYVSPDKSLPELTLLACGLGILLAIVFGAANAYLGLKIGMTVSASIPAAVISMGILRGLFRRNSILENNIVQTMTTAGEAIGAGAVFTLPALFLWDLSPSQAMIVFIVLTGGFLGVFMMVPLRRLLIVNEHHTLPYPEGTACAEVLKTGDTGGRNARLVAGGFLAGGLVKALGDGFKLFKTEVETQIANFKNAVIGIDIYPALLGVGYIIGPRIAGQMLAGGLLGWLVLIPMISFFGAGSKETIFPAEAPIAELDAWGIWQGYITYIGAGAVAMAGLITMVKTLPTLIRSIRDTARSAREYRLSGQALARTDQDIPLKWVGLGTLVVVIVLAFAPVTNVGILGALSIAVFGFLFVAVASRIVGIVGSSSSPVSGMTIATILIVTFLFKISGMSGVEGMVAALTVGAVVCTALAVAGDISQDLKTGYLVGGTPWKQQLAMMIGVVASGLVIGAVLVILDQAYEMGSKELLAPKAVLMKTIIEGMMQGSMAWDLIFLGAAIAVVIEFLGLNSLVVAVGVYLPVHVSTPIIIGGAVRWLIDFFTKDEGLRRLRKDAGVLFASGLIAGESLIGVVIAILIVAGVPIPESPASEKGWISCAMFLAVTLLLWYIARRASSDKASSRS